Sequence from the Rhizobium sp. TH2 genome:
AACGGCAATGCCGATCATCGCCGCTACCGGAATGATCCAGGGTGCATAGTCCAAAAGCCCCAGGCTGCCCGTCAGCGTCGAATAATTCCTGACCACCAGTATCGCCGCGATGGACAGACCAGCAGTGGCAAGGAGCGCGATCACCAGGTTCGGCATCGAACCGGCTTCCTGTCGTGTGCGCCAGGTGAAGACCACGACCGAGAGCGATGTCGCTGCCTGCAGCAGGATGATGCCCAGTGCCGCCAGACCAAAGGTGCTGGAAAGCACGGTCATCAGCGGATCGGCATTGCTGATCGCAAACAGCGCCGTGAACACCACGGAGATCACCGTAACCGCGACGCTGGCAATGTGAGGGGATTGCAGCTTCGGGTGAAGCCTCGCGAGCGCCGAGGGCAACATGCCTTCCCGGCCGAGCGCGAACAGATAGCGCGACGCGGCATTGTGCAAGGCAATGGTTGCCGCCAGCGCACTGGTCACCATCAGGAATTCGACCGCCACGGTGAACGCCGGATGCATGTAGAGGCCGAACGCCCGGAAGATCAGGGTGCCGGGATTCTCGCCCGCCGCCGCGACGACCTTGTCCTCGCCGAAGGCAATGATGATGCACCACATGGCGATCGCGTAGAAAACGGCAATGAACAGGACGGCGGCAATCAGAGCCCGGCTTACCGTGCGATGGCCATTCCGTGCCTCGTCGCTGTAGATGGCAGCGGACTCGAAACCGAGGAAGGAAACGAACGCGAACATCAGGCCGACGCCGATCGAGCCGCTGAAAATGTTGGACGGGATGAAGGACCCGAATGTCACGCTCGCGGGGCTGGATGGCCAGAAAACCGCCAAGACCAGCGCGACGAGGATCAGGACTTCGAGCGTCAGCAGGACCGACAACAGGCGCGCACCGAGTGTGATCTCGCGATATCCAACGAGACCGACGACGACGATTACGAGCGCCCCCCAGACCTTCCAGGAGATATCCCAGCCCAAATTCTCCACGAAGAACACGTTGGCGAAGAAGCCGAACCCGGCAACACTGCCAACCACCATCATAAGGTAGACGACAATCGCCACGAAGGCGGCGGCACCGCCGGCACGCGCACCCAGGCCGTGCCTCACATAAGCGTAGAAGGCACCCGAATGGGTGACATGCGGGCTCATCCGCACGAAGCCG
This genomic interval carries:
- a CDS encoding APC family permease, whose product is MSTASSPRRSLSTLDIFFLVVAAAAPLAAVAGNGALGVLLGNGVGMPASYLIAGIVLILFAIGFVRMSPHVTHSGAFYAYVRHGLGARAGGAAAFVAIVVYLMMVVGSVAGFGFFANVFFVENLGWDISWKVWGALVIVVVGLVGYREITLGARLLSVLLTLEVLILVALVLAVFWPSSPASVTFGSFIPSNIFSGSIGVGLMFAFVSFLGFESAAIYSDEARNGHRTVSRALIAAVLFIAVFYAIAMWCIIIAFGEDKVVAAAGENPGTLIFRAFGLYMHPAFTVAVEFLMVTSALAATIALHNAASRYLFALGREGMLPSALARLHPKLQSPHIASVAVTVISVVFTALFAISNADPLMTVLSSTFGLAALGIILLQAATSLSVVVFTWRTRQEAGSMPNLVIALLATAGLSIAAILVVRNYSTLTGSLGLLDYAPWIIPVAAMIGIAVAPRSRIAAVGSRA